The genomic interval TACCTCCCCCGGCAGGTGTATCCACATACATGCCCCCCTGGGTGAGGTCCTAGCGTGGGTGACACGGAGAATCTGCTGGATTGATTCGCGCAATCCCGCCGGGGCTACGCCCCAGCGCCGCCCGGTGCGGGGATCGCGCCGATCTGCTGCATGAGGCCCATCATATCAACCACGGTCTCCGCTTGGGCAATCGTCCCACTCAGGATCCGGTGAATGTTCAGGGCCCGGATCTCCACCCGCTTCCCACTTGCCGGGATGCCCTGTAGTTCGCCTCGGTGGGTGGCGCGGAACGTCAGGGGAGTGACGACGCGATCCCCTTCAGCGATCTGTGGATCCAGACTATGCTGCATATCGGGGAACGCGGCGCGGAACGCCTGGAGGAACCCGACAGAACTTTGCTTGTCGAATGGCGCCGGGATGCCAGCGAAATGCCAGACGAACTTATCCGAGAGCAACTCGCTGACCCCACTCATATCTCCTTTCTCCAAGAGCGCGTAGAACTTCCTGACCACGGTTTTGCTCTCCTCGGACATGCAGGTTCGCCTCCCTGAAAATTTTTCCCGCATTTACCGTCAAAGCGTACGCTGGGCGAACCACGATTCGAATGCTCGCATATCCCCCCCTTTTTTCAGTGTGCACCTGCGCACCTTATTGGGGGATTCGACCCGGGGTTCCTCCAGCCGGCAAACTGCCACGACGTGGCTCACGCCCGGAACCCCGGAGTCCCGGCCTAGGCACTTGACAGCCGTCATCTGAGAATATACACTGTATATA from bacterium carries:
- a CDS encoding ester cyclase — encoded protein: MSEESKTVVRKFYALLEKGDMSGVSELLSDKFVWHFAGIPAPFDKQSSVGFLQAFRAAFPDMQHSLDPQIAEGDRVVTPLTFRATHRGELQGIPASGKRVEIRALNIHRILSGTIAQAETVVDMMGLMQQIGAIPAPGGAGA